The Paucidesulfovibrio gracilis DSM 16080 genome contains a region encoding:
- a CDS encoding ferredoxin: MAIVIDENECIGCETCVELCPEVFEMDDSSEKAVVKEPESQLDCVEEAIDSCPSEAISRE, encoded by the coding sequence ATGGCCATCGTGATCGATGAAAATGAATGCATTGGTTGTGAAACCTGTGTAGAGCTTTGCCCCGAAGTTTTTGAGATGGACGACTCGTCGGAAAAAGCTGTGGTCAAAGAGCCGGAATCCCAATTGGATTGCGTGGAGGAAGCCATCGACAGTTGTCCCAGTGAAGCGATTTCACGGGAGTAA
- a CDS encoding universal stress protein, with product MNRHLLVAVSDNPRAIHGVRFVSSFFSTETDLKLTLFAAFPTGPKVWLEEQSYETMNEAAATSGKYEQQFRRALNTARTMLTSGGFDAANIDQKCVPQSGTRVEDIIKEGERGLYDAVVLGKRGLAKLEQLMEQSVSEEMVKRRSNVPTWICRTPDEDNSNVLLCLDGSESSYRMADHVGFILGLEPRHHVTLLHVRNNTSAQETSAIFNQARQIMNDNAIGAERIHEQILDGGRPAAAILDMAHRERFAAIGVGRTGTGKGLLGRLFIGSVSKELLKGLSSSALWVCG from the coding sequence ATGAATCGCCATCTGCTGGTTGCGGTCAGCGACAATCCTAGAGCCATCCACGGAGTGCGCTTTGTGTCATCATTCTTCAGTACGGAAACGGACCTGAAACTCACACTGTTCGCGGCATTCCCTACCGGTCCCAAAGTCTGGCTTGAGGAACAGTCCTACGAAACCATGAATGAGGCGGCGGCCACCAGCGGCAAATATGAGCAACAATTTCGACGCGCCCTGAACACGGCCAGAACAATGCTCACATCGGGAGGTTTCGACGCGGCGAACATTGATCAAAAATGTGTCCCCCAGTCTGGAACCCGTGTGGAGGACATCATCAAGGAAGGAGAACGGGGACTCTATGACGCGGTCGTACTGGGGAAACGGGGGCTGGCCAAGCTGGAACAGCTTATGGAACAAAGCGTCAGCGAAGAGATGGTTAAACGCCGGTCAAACGTACCCACCTGGATATGCCGTACCCCGGATGAAGATAACAGCAATGTGCTGCTCTGCCTGGATGGATCGGAGTCGTCCTACAGGATGGCCGACCACGTAGGGTTCATCCTCGGGCTGGAGCCACGACACCACGTCACCCTTTTGCACGTCCGCAACAACACCTCCGCACAGGAGACGTCGGCAATCTTTAATCAAGCCCGCCAAATCATGAACGACAACGCCATTGGCGCGGAACGGATCCATGAACAGATTCTTGACGGAGGCCGTCCAGCCGCCGCAATTCTGGACATGGCTCACCGCGAACGCTTTGCGGCCATCGGCGTAGGTCGCACGGGCACCGGCAAGGGGCTGCTCGGCCGCCTCTTCATCGGTTCGGTGAGCAAGGAACTGCTTAAGGGTTTAAGTTCTTCGGCGCTCTGGGTATGCGGATAG
- a CDS encoding PilZ domain-containing protein — protein MENLNVTIALPPKLAYALSELAESQNITFSTLVRTVLEQHLRQEEEVEIKKQAAQEQNDQEKRKYARKQVAVPTAIRFKTGGSIDEGQIEMVNISLGGALLSLPASHPLLKEMVNHPETFDLVITLPEEKNPVSFTSKASRVKKNRDKVQIGVSFDEYSYYDFIKLYNFLG, from the coding sequence ATGGAAAATCTGAACGTCACCATCGCATTGCCCCCGAAACTCGCCTACGCCCTCAGCGAACTGGCTGAATCCCAAAACATTACCTTCTCCACCCTGGTGCGTACGGTGCTGGAACAGCATCTTCGTCAGGAAGAAGAGGTGGAGATAAAGAAACAAGCCGCTCAGGAACAAAACGACCAGGAAAAACGAAAATACGCCCGCAAACAAGTTGCGGTTCCCACGGCCATACGTTTCAAAACAGGTGGAAGCATCGATGAAGGACAAATTGAGATGGTCAACATCTCTTTGGGAGGCGCCTTGCTTTCCCTGCCGGCAAGCCACCCCCTGCTGAAGGAAATGGTCAATCATCCGGAGACATTCGACTTAGTGATCACACTTCCGGAGGAGAAAAATCCGGTTTCCTTTACCAGTAAAGCAAGCCGGGTCAAGAAAAACCGGGACAAAGTGCAAATTGGGGTTTCGTTCGACGAATACAGCTATTATGACTTCATCAAACTCTACAATTTCTTAGGGTAG
- a CDS encoding bifunctional folylpolyglutamate synthase/dihydrofolate synthase translates to MRFSNFDEIAQYLDEQGLFHMDLTLARVEAFARSFGPPGFLIAHVAGTNGKGSTAAFLERLSREHGVRTGLYTSPHFLNVRERVLVDGLALDPEAWVEAANEVHAFAGAEDLTYFEFLTCLAVSIFRRCGVQLAVMEAGLGGKYDAVRAFDANVSVLTHIGLDHMQVLGSTLAYIARDKAHVIRPGTPAFTAEQQAEVEEVLQARARSVGTELTVARPYAREVGMRGAHQQANAGLALAAWSTLADELGVPRRVDREERAMQEAFIPGRLQYVREDGVTWMLDGAHNEPALRALADAVDKEGVCPESMVVSCMRDKDLERMVPLLHDICAGRILCPSLPWYERMLPGQELAEALGTNAEACGTPEQAFQEAASGVGPVLICGSLYLLAEFYKLYPEHLTRTMA, encoded by the coding sequence ATGCGGTTTTCAAATTTTGATGAAATAGCGCAATATCTTGATGAACAGGGGCTTTTCCATATGGATCTAACCCTGGCCCGTGTGGAGGCGTTTGCACGGAGTTTTGGACCTCCGGGATTTTTGATCGCCCATGTCGCCGGAACCAACGGCAAGGGATCGACTGCTGCCTTTTTGGAACGGCTCTCCCGTGAGCACGGAGTCCGCACGGGGCTTTATACTTCGCCGCATTTTCTCAATGTGCGGGAACGCGTTTTGGTGGATGGCCTGGCGTTGGATCCGGAAGCCTGGGTTGAGGCGGCCAATGAGGTGCACGCGTTCGCTGGGGCTGAGGACTTGACGTATTTTGAATTTCTGACCTGTCTGGCTGTCAGTATCTTTCGGCGTTGCGGAGTGCAGCTTGCCGTGATGGAAGCCGGGCTGGGCGGAAAATATGATGCCGTGCGTGCTTTTGATGCCAACGTCTCCGTGCTGACCCACATAGGTCTGGATCATATGCAGGTGCTTGGTTCCACGTTGGCGTATATCGCCAGGGACAAGGCGCACGTCATTCGCCCGGGAACGCCCGCTTTTACAGCGGAGCAACAAGCCGAGGTCGAAGAGGTTCTTCAGGCGCGTGCCCGAAGTGTTGGAACAGAGTTGACCGTTGCCCGCCCATATGCCCGGGAAGTGGGCATGCGGGGAGCGCATCAGCAGGCAAACGCCGGTCTTGCCCTGGCCGCATGGAGCACCTTGGCCGACGAGCTTGGGGTGCCGAGGCGTGTCGACCGCGAGGAGCGCGCCATGCAAGAGGCCTTTATCCCTGGGCGGTTGCAATATGTACGTGAGGACGGAGTGACCTGGATGCTGGACGGCGCACATAATGAACCCGCCTTGCGCGCCTTGGCTGATGCCGTGGATAAGGAAGGTGTTTGTCCCGAGTCCATGGTGGTGTCCTGTATGCGCGATAAGGATTTGGAGCGTATGGTTCCTTTGCTGCATGATATTTGTGCGGGCCGGATTTTGTGTCCCAGCCTGCCTTGGTATGAGCGCATGTTGCCTGGGCAGGAGTTGGCGGAAGCTCTCGGGACCAATGCCGAGGCTTGCGGCACGCCGGAACAGGCTTTTCAGGAGGCAGCATCCGGTGTCGGACCAGTACTCATTTGCGGATCCTTGTATTTGTTGGCCGAGTTTTATAAATTATATCCAGAACATTTGACCCGCACCATGGCGTAA
- the selA gene encoding L-seryl-tRNA(Sec) selenium transferase yields the protein MSHLYRCLPSVDRALEWLCREPELCTVPRPMLKDLVNTFFSLRRREIASGRIQSTAQLAEDVLFPALLAFVLAGVVPRFRRVLNATGVVVHTNLGRSLLADAAVRAVNQACCHYSNLEFDLESGRRGSRYSHVESLLCRLTGAEAALVVNNNAAAVLLALETLVSGREVIISRGQLVEIGGSFRIPDVMAKSGAVLREVGATNRTHLFDYEQAITEQTGALLRVHTSNFRIVGFTKQVSLQELRKLGDEYGLPVIEDLGSGALVRLPGLEEEPLVSEVIRDGADVVTFSGDKVLGGPQAGIIVGRTEYVERIKRNPMNRAMRIDKMTLAALEATLRLSLDPERATNEVPTLRMIATPFETLKSRAGRLARLLRTELKGRGEVSTRRAESLVGGGAHPERGLPTVLVEVAPLECGVEALRDALLQVTPPLVGRVEHGLFCLDSRTLVAEEFPLVASALRNALASVEQ from the coding sequence TTGTCGCATCTGTATCGCTGTCTGCCTTCGGTGGACCGTGCTTTGGAGTGGTTGTGCCGGGAGCCGGAACTCTGCACGGTTCCACGTCCAATGCTCAAGGATCTGGTCAATACCTTTTTTTCATTACGGCGGCGCGAGATTGCTTCCGGCCGAATTCAGTCTACGGCCCAACTGGCGGAAGATGTTTTGTTTCCCGCGCTGCTGGCCTTTGTCCTTGCCGGAGTGGTCCCCCGGTTCCGCCGGGTGCTCAACGCCACCGGCGTTGTGGTGCACACCAATCTGGGGCGGTCTCTTTTGGCAGATGCTGCCGTGCGGGCCGTGAACCAGGCATGTTGCCACTATTCCAATCTTGAATTCGATCTGGAGTCCGGACGGCGCGGCAGTCGATACAGTCATGTGGAGAGCTTGCTGTGTCGGTTGACCGGTGCAGAGGCCGCCCTGGTGGTGAATAACAATGCGGCTGCTGTGTTGTTGGCGTTGGAAACGTTGGTTTCCGGCCGTGAAGTGATTATTTCGCGGGGGCAGCTCGTCGAAATCGGCGGTTCGTTTCGAATCCCCGATGTGATGGCCAAAAGTGGCGCTGTGCTCCGGGAGGTTGGGGCCACCAACCGTACGCATCTTTTCGACTATGAACAGGCCATTACCGAGCAAACCGGGGCGTTGCTCCGGGTGCATACTTCCAATTTCCGAATCGTTGGGTTTACCAAGCAGGTAAGCCTGCAGGAGCTGCGCAAGCTGGGTGACGAATATGGCCTGCCTGTGATTGAGGATTTGGGAAGCGGTGCCCTGGTGCGTTTGCCTGGCCTGGAGGAAGAACCTCTGGTGAGTGAAGTGATTCGCGATGGTGCCGACGTGGTAACCTTCTCGGGAGACAAGGTGCTCGGCGGGCCGCAGGCAGGGATTATCGTGGGCAGGACGGAGTATGTGGAACGCATTAAGCGTAACCCCATGAATCGGGCCATGCGAATTGACAAGATGACGCTGGCTGCCTTGGAAGCAACATTGCGCCTGTCGTTGGATCCGGAACGTGCAACGAATGAAGTTCCGACGTTGCGGATGATTGCCACACCATTTGAAACGCTCAAGTCCCGGGCCGGGCGGCTGGCCCGGTTGTTGCGCACGGAGCTGAAAGGGCGGGGCGAAGTGTCCACACGGCGGGCCGAATCCCTTGTGGGCGGCGGCGCCCATCCCGAACGAGGACTGCCGACGGTCCTTGTTGAAGTGGCACCATTGGAGTGCGGCGTGGAGGCGTTGCGCGATGCCCTTTTGCAGGTCACGCCGCCTCTGGTCGGTCGGGTGGAACACGGCCTGTTTTGCCTGGACTCAAGAACATTGGTCGCGGAGGAATTCCCGCTGGTGGCTTCGGCGTTGCGGAATGCACTGGCCTCGGTGGAACAATAG
- a CDS encoding aminopeptidase: MGALELEYKPVNGWRHFASPEHHQAMDALAERYLRFLSQCKTEREVMHFVREQLELAGFSEDFSAERCFRFSRGKTVFMARRGRRPLSEGFRLVGAHADAPRIDLKQRPLYDDMGLTLAKTHYYGGIRKYQWLTIPLALHGVVVKKDGTLVNICVGEDEDDPVLTITDLLPHLAYKQVEKKVSDAFEAEKLNVVLAHEPETGEDSDELGVKPALLQLLYDRYGIVEADLMSAELQIVPAGPARYVGLDRALLGSYAQDDRACVYSALEAFFSQPEEPEYTQIVLFWDKEEIGSEGATGAKSLFFEYCMEELRDAWEPETRLSKIFQAGQAISADVHAGTDPNFPDVYEKLNAAFLGYGPCFSKFTGHRGKVGANDAHPEFIGRLRSVLDDAGIPWQMGELGKVDAGGGGTVAKFLAVYGMDIIDMGPPVLSMHSPFEITSKVDIYSTTKAYAAFLAS; the protein is encoded by the coding sequence TTGGGCGCATTGGAGTTGGAATACAAGCCCGTGAACGGTTGGCGACATTTTGCCTCCCCTGAGCATCATCAGGCCATGGACGCGCTGGCGGAACGGTACCTACGCTTTCTTTCGCAATGCAAGACCGAGCGTGAGGTCATGCATTTTGTTCGTGAGCAATTGGAATTGGCGGGATTTTCCGAAGATTTTTCCGCTGAACGATGCTTTCGATTTAGTCGTGGCAAGACGGTCTTTATGGCTCGCAGGGGCCGAAGGCCGTTATCAGAAGGGTTTCGGTTGGTTGGTGCTCACGCCGATGCCCCGCGTATCGATTTGAAACAACGGCCGCTGTATGACGATATGGGGCTGACGTTGGCCAAAACACATTATTATGGTGGGATTCGAAAGTACCAGTGGTTGACCATTCCTCTGGCTCTGCACGGCGTGGTGGTCAAAAAGGATGGAACCCTGGTCAATATCTGTGTTGGCGAAGATGAAGACGATCCTGTGTTGACCATCACCGACCTTCTGCCGCATCTCGCCTACAAACAGGTGGAAAAAAAGGTTTCGGACGCGTTTGAAGCGGAAAAACTCAACGTGGTCCTGGCCCATGAGCCAGAAACCGGCGAGGACTCCGACGAATTAGGGGTGAAGCCAGCTTTGCTTCAGTTGCTGTATGATCGTTACGGCATTGTGGAGGCGGATCTGATGAGTGCGGAGTTGCAGATCGTGCCTGCCGGTCCGGCGCGATATGTGGGGCTGGACCGCGCCTTGCTCGGAAGTTACGCGCAGGACGACCGGGCTTGTGTCTATTCTGCACTGGAGGCGTTTTTCTCCCAGCCGGAAGAGCCGGAGTACACGCAGATTGTGTTGTTTTGGGACAAAGAGGAGATCGGCTCCGAAGGGGCCACGGGTGCAAAGTCCTTGTTTTTCGAATACTGCATGGAAGAATTGCGCGATGCGTGGGAACCGGAGACTCGGCTTTCCAAAATCTTCCAGGCGGGGCAAGCCATATCCGCGGATGTGCATGCTGGAACCGATCCGAACTTTCCCGATGTGTACGAAAAGTTGAATGCGGCATTCCTCGGGTATGGCCCGTGCTTTAGTAAGTTTACGGGACATCGCGGCAAGGTTGGAGCCAATGACGCGCATCCGGAGTTTATCGGCCGCCTGCGGTCTGTGCTGGACGACGCCGGGATACCTTGGCAGATGGGGGAACTCGGCAAGGTGGATGCTGGCGGCGGCGGAACCGTGGCCAAGTTCTTGGCCGTATATGGTATGGATATCATCGACATGGGACCGCCGGTACTCTCCATGCACAGTCCGTTTGAAATCACCAGCAAGGTGGACATTTATTCCACGACCAAGGCGTACGCTGCATTCCTTGCCAGTTAG
- the selB gene encoding selenocysteine-specific translation elongation factor yields the protein MPLIMGTAGHIDHGKTTLVKALTGIDCDRLHEEKERGITIELGFAHLDLEGVERIGVVDVPGHERFVKNMVAGAAGIDFVLLTVAADEGLMPQTREHLEICSLLGIDQGLVALTKSDMVEADWLEMAAEEVSAAMEGTFLQGAPVIPVSGRTGNGVDALRTAIAELARSLPERSATDLFRLPVDRVFTMKGFGTVVTGTMLAGSVRLGEELLLYPGERPVKVRGLQSHGQQVEEALAGRRTAVNLSGVDVSDVSRGEVLARPGSLFPATTWDVELTCLPSSPRPLKHRKEIHFHHGGREILARLYFLDRDELLPGESAVCQVRFPHSMVGVSGDRVVVRSFSPLRTVGGGTLINPLAGKIKRRSPQVDVLRKTAAAQSRERVRLRLELAGIEGCYMSQLPVLTGMSRKPLEAALQEVLSKEDALLVDREERRYLSAAGFEELARVLEDFLGAYHKRHPDRHGVGRGELPAAWGNRLPQRVVHFIVERLLKRGRLDVYEDMVRLPNHEASLAADQTVLRETVLKAYSEGGSTPPNFKDVLAKCQVNAKQAGDTFRRLQEEGQLIRVKEEMFYHAPALQEIQESVRTFLRENDEMSAPDFKTLTGLSRKYAIPVLEYLDREKVTVRVGDVRRLRGASAGK from the coding sequence ATGCCGCTGATCATGGGTACGGCAGGACACATCGACCATGGCAAAACTACGCTGGTAAAGGCGCTGACGGGTATCGACTGCGACCGACTGCACGAGGAAAAGGAACGGGGTATCACCATTGAGTTGGGGTTTGCCCACCTGGACCTGGAGGGAGTGGAGAGGATCGGCGTGGTGGACGTACCTGGGCATGAGCGATTTGTGAAGAATATGGTGGCCGGTGCGGCAGGCATCGACTTCGTGTTGCTCACTGTTGCCGCTGACGAAGGCCTCATGCCACAGACCAGGGAACACCTGGAAATATGTTCTCTGCTCGGCATTGATCAGGGACTGGTGGCCTTGACCAAGTCGGACATGGTGGAAGCGGACTGGCTGGAAATGGCTGCTGAAGAAGTCAGTGCGGCCATGGAGGGGACGTTTTTGCAGGGGGCGCCTGTTATCCCTGTTTCCGGGCGTACCGGCAACGGCGTGGACGCACTGCGTACGGCCATTGCGGAATTGGCACGCTCGTTGCCCGAACGAAGCGCAACGGATCTGTTTCGTCTTCCTGTGGATCGTGTGTTTACCATGAAAGGATTTGGAACCGTGGTAACGGGAACCATGCTGGCAGGATCGGTTCGGCTCGGGGAAGAACTGTTGCTGTATCCCGGGGAGCGTCCGGTCAAGGTCCGCGGGTTGCAGTCGCACGGGCAGCAGGTTGAGGAAGCGCTTGCCGGGCGACGTACCGCCGTAAACCTTAGTGGGGTGGATGTGTCGGATGTTTCCCGGGGCGAAGTGCTTGCTCGACCAGGATCGTTGTTTCCCGCCACAACCTGGGATGTGGAGTTGACGTGCTTGCCTTCATCACCTCGTCCCTTAAAGCACCGCAAGGAAATTCATTTCCATCACGGTGGACGGGAAATCCTGGCACGGCTGTATTTTTTGGATCGGGATGAATTGCTTCCAGGAGAAAGTGCCGTTTGCCAAGTGCGGTTTCCCCATTCCATGGTTGGGGTGTCCGGGGACCGGGTTGTGGTGCGCTCTTTTTCTCCGCTGCGAACCGTTGGAGGCGGGACATTGATCAACCCGCTGGCCGGTAAGATCAAACGACGCTCTCCACAGGTGGACGTGTTACGGAAAACGGCAGCAGCCCAGAGCCGGGAACGCGTCCGTTTGCGTCTGGAATTGGCTGGGATTGAGGGATGTTATATGAGCCAGTTGCCAGTTTTGACGGGCATGAGTCGCAAGCCGTTGGAAGCGGCCCTGCAAGAAGTTTTATCCAAAGAAGACGCGCTGTTGGTGGACCGGGAGGAGCGCCGCTATCTGTCCGCAGCAGGGTTTGAGGAATTGGCCAGGGTTTTGGAAGATTTCCTCGGTGCTTACCATAAGCGTCACCCGGATCGGCACGGTGTGGGACGAGGGGAGTTGCCTGCGGCATGGGGCAACCGTCTGCCGCAACGTGTTGTCCATTTTATTGTGGAGCGTTTGCTTAAGCGGGGGCGGTTGGATGTGTATGAAGATATGGTGCGACTCCCAAATCATGAAGCTTCCCTGGCCGCGGACCAGACCGTTTTGCGGGAAACCGTGCTCAAGGCGTACTCCGAGGGCGGAAGCACTCCACCGAATTTTAAGGACGTGCTTGCCAAGTGTCAGGTGAACGCAAAGCAGGCTGGCGACACATTCCGTCGATTGCAGGAGGAAGGACAGCTGATTCGCGTCAAGGAAGAAATGTTTTATCACGCTCCGGCGTTACAAGAGATTCAGGAATCTGTGCGGACCTTTCTGCGGGAGAACGATGAAATGTCGGCCCCGGATTTCAAGACGCTGACCGGGTTGTCCCGTAAGTATGCCATTCCCGTGCTTGAGTATCTGGACCGGGAAAAGGTGACGGTTCGTGTGGGCGATGTTCGCCGGTTGCGGGGGGCTTCCGCCGGAAAATGA
- a CDS encoding lipid-binding SYLF domain-containing protein: MNSKQIRIFIAALCLLLLGACAMHKGEVIPQLSYEQQLVDGSAKAVREMRVASRPRTFDYALDWAQGVLIFPSYKKQHWLSRVEGRDGVLVVRDEQGKWSQPAFYNINNDGDGPQHVMQAGMLIYVFFDRELLLDGLSSGYRLPEDIGMVVSHGNGTAEDFNLAEDLSVLLFVDSPGEPLEGSFLTGWISARATPNEAYYGTDPVAPATLDTPASPENILLKGWFAPRPVTHLHEALNNVPLPDQDADLAMAASGM, translated from the coding sequence ATGAATAGTAAACAAATCCGAATCTTTATTGCGGCGCTTTGCCTGCTGTTGCTTGGCGCCTGCGCTATGCATAAGGGCGAAGTCATCCCTCAGCTGTCCTATGAGCAGCAGTTGGTGGATGGTTCGGCCAAAGCGGTTCGTGAAATGCGTGTGGCCAGTCGGCCCCGAACGTTCGATTATGCGTTGGATTGGGCACAGGGCGTGCTCATTTTTCCAAGTTATAAAAAGCAGCACTGGCTTTCCCGCGTGGAAGGGCGTGACGGCGTGCTGGTCGTCCGCGATGAACAAGGGAAATGGAGTCAGCCGGCGTTTTACAATATCAATAATGACGGGGACGGTCCCCAGCATGTCATGCAGGCGGGCATGCTGATCTACGTGTTCTTTGATCGGGAATTGTTGCTTGACGGATTGAGTTCCGGGTACAGGCTTCCCGAGGATATCGGCATGGTCGTGTCGCATGGAAATGGGACTGCCGAAGACTTCAATCTTGCGGAGGATCTCTCCGTGCTGTTGTTTGTGGATTCTCCTGGAGAGCCGTTGGAGGGATCCTTTCTTACAGGGTGGATTTCCGCCCGGGCCACGCCCAATGAAGCGTATTACGGAACGGATCCTGTGGCGCCAGCCACACTTGATACGCCCGCTTCGCCGGAAAATATTTTGCTGAAGGGCTGGTTTGCGCCTCGCCCTGTGACGCATCTGCATGAAGCTTTGAACAATGTGCCTCTGCCGGACCAGGATGCGGACTTGGCGATGGCGGCGTCCGGTATGTGA
- a CDS encoding lipid-binding SYLF domain-containing protein, translating into MTDLRETSRYPGFEEALARAEGVLIFPEYFRMAFLGSLAGGSGVLLGRDAFGQWSSPAFYEMGRGGFGMQAGISSGALVYLFFDRDYMLSGLDQGFDLAMDTDVVVFSSVDRTGVSKLATQRPVLLYSEMLGMYAGISFDGGFVRPVAEANAGYYGTTEATPESIVRRWQHWNAEAEPLWQALTVQEIPWEEPISPYKVSSSVD; encoded by the coding sequence GTGACGGATTTGCGCGAAACTTCCCGTTATCCCGGCTTTGAAGAAGCGCTTGCACGTGCCGAGGGTGTACTGATTTTTCCAGAGTATTTTCGGATGGCCTTTTTAGGCTCGCTGGCCGGGGGCAGCGGCGTCTTGCTTGGGCGGGACGCTTTCGGTCAGTGGAGTTCTCCGGCCTTTTATGAGATGGGGCGGGGCGGATTCGGTATGCAGGCTGGGATTTCTTCCGGTGCCTTGGTTTATTTATTTTTTGATCGGGACTATATGCTTAGCGGATTGGACCAGGGATTTGATCTGGCCATGGATACGGATGTGGTGGTCTTTAGTTCCGTGGATCGGACCGGAGTCTCCAAACTCGCTACGCAACGTCCGGTGTTGTTGTACTCGGAGATGCTCGGCATGTATGCTGGTATTTCGTTTGATGGGGGATTCGTGCGCCCCGTTGCAGAAGCCAATGCCGGTTACTACGGTACAACGGAGGCTACGCCCGAGAGTATTGTGCGGCGCTGGCAACACTGGAATGCTGAGGCGGAACCGCTTTGGCAGGCGTTGACGGTGCAGGAGATCCCATGGGAAGAACCGATCTCCCCGTACAAGGTCTCGTCGTCGGTGGATTGA
- the murA gene encoding UDP-N-acetylglucosamine 1-carboxyvinyltransferase: MEKLVIEGGKPLQGTIRVSGSKNAALPILMACLLPEGEVHLGNVPRLRDIHTSLRLLNILGCETDFSGNDVRVLVRDLKTEAPYDLVKTMRASVLCMGPLLALKGEARVSLPGGCAIGARPVDLHLKALEQMGAEFELSSGYIHGRCDRLRGAHITFDFPTVGGTENLLMAASVAEGETILENAAREPEVQDLAEFLNAMGARISGHGTSVIRIQGVTSLRGAEYRVMPDRIEAGTYLAAAAICGGDVFLEDCPCRELDAVLSKFRAMNVNLEEQDGGLMVRRHDALQGVDVTTQPYPGFPTDMQAQIMACMCLAEGGGVIEEKIFENRFMHVLELVRLGADIRLKGRSAMVRGVSSLVGAPVMASDLRASASLVVAGLAAEGRTDVLRIYHLDRGYEQLEEKLTAVGARVWREQE; the protein is encoded by the coding sequence ATGGAAAAATTGGTGATCGAGGGCGGGAAACCGCTTCAGGGAACGATTCGCGTAAGCGGCTCCAAAAATGCGGCTTTGCCCATTCTCATGGCTTGTCTTTTGCCCGAGGGCGAGGTGCATCTCGGCAATGTCCCCCGTCTGCGGGATATTCATACATCTTTGCGTCTTCTCAATATCCTTGGTTGCGAAACCGACTTTTCCGGAAACGATGTCCGGGTGTTGGTGCGCGACCTCAAGACCGAGGCTCCCTATGATCTGGTCAAGACCATGCGGGCTTCGGTGCTCTGCATGGGACCGTTGCTCGCGCTCAAGGGGGAGGCCCGTGTTTCTCTTCCCGGCGGGTGCGCCATCGGTGCGCGCCCTGTGGATCTGCATCTCAAGGCGTTGGAGCAGATGGGGGCGGAGTTCGAACTGTCTTCCGGGTATATTCACGGTCGGTGCGATCGGTTGCGGGGGGCGCATATTACCTTTGATTTCCCCACGGTGGGCGGTACGGAAAACCTGCTCATGGCGGCCAGCGTAGCCGAGGGGGAAACGATTCTTGAAAACGCGGCCCGGGAGCCGGAGGTGCAGGATTTGGCGGAGTTCCTCAATGCCATGGGCGCGCGCATCAGCGGACACGGCACATCCGTCATTCGCATTCAAGGCGTCACGTCCCTGCGAGGGGCGGAGTATCGGGTCATGCCCGATCGCATTGAGGCGGGAACCTATCTTGCCGCTGCGGCCATTTGCGGCGGGGACGTCTTCCTGGAGGATTGTCCTTGCCGGGAACTGGACGCGGTTTTGTCCAAGTTTCGGGCCATGAACGTGAACCTGGAGGAGCAGGACGGGGGGCTGATGGTCCGCCGCCACGATGCCTTACAGGGCGTTGATGTAACCACCCAGCCGTATCCCGGTTTTCCTACGGATATGCAGGCGCAGATCATGGCTTGTATGTGCCTAGCCGAAGGGGGCGGCGTGATTGAGGAAAAGATTTTTGAGAACCGTTTCATGCATGTGCTGGAATTGGTGCGCTTGGGGGCGGATATCCGTCTCAAAGGACGTTCCGCCATGGTGCGGGGTGTCTCCTCTCTGGTGGGTGCCCCGGTGATGGCCTCGGATTTGCGGGCCAGTGCGTCTCTTGTTGTGGCGGGGCTGGCCGCGGAGGGGCGAACCGATGTTTTGCGTATTTATCACCTGGATCGCGGTTATGAGCAGCTGGAAGAAAAATTGACCGCAGTGGGGGCTCGGGTCTGGCGCGAGCAGGAATGA